The window GTAGACCGACCGGTCGACCTCCGCGTCGGCGCGGGCGCGGGCCTCGGCGGGAGGGAGGCCGGCGACGAGTCCAGCTCGCATGACGGCCTCCCACTCCTCGAAGCGGTACGCCCGGCGCAGGAGCGGCTCCGCGTCCGCCTCCGGGATGACCACCACGCCGTCGTCGTCGCCCAGCACGACGTCGCCGGTCCTCACCGCCACCCCGCCGCAGTCGACCGGCTCGCCCACAGTGCCCGGCAGGCCGAGCCGCCTCGTCGTCAGCGCGGACAGGTTGCGAGCGAAGACGGGCAGGCGCAGCTCCACGATCTCGCGCAGGTCGGTGGCGGCGCCGTCGATGACCACCCCGGCGACCCCCCGCGCCGCCGCGATGCGAGCCATGAGGCCGCCGAACGGCGCGTGGCGCCTGTCGCCATCACGCGCGACGACCAACACGGCGCCAGGCTCCGCCGCGGCCACCGCCTCGGCCAGGGGCGCGTTGTCGGTCGGCCGGCACGCCACCGTGAGCGCCCGGCCGACCACCCGCACCGGCCGGAACAGTGGCGCGATCTCCCAGTCCATGAACCCCTCCGTCGTCAGGTGACCGACGGTTCCGGTCGAGACCCCCAGGTAGCGGGTGAGCCAATCGGTCGGTGGCGCTGAGTCTGACACGGCGGTCTCCTTCGTGGCGGGCAGGGGCCGGGCCCGCACCGTCCAGGCAGCATACGCTCGCCACGCCGCCTGCTATCCTGCTGCCACCTTCACCGGGACCGGGTTCCGCCCGGCGCTCCGCCACCCAGGCCGTGCGGCCGCCGGGGCCGGGAGCAGCAGACCCCCGGCGAGCGAGGAGCGGACCGGATGAGCACAGGCGCACCGAGCGCACGAGAAGCCGAGGACCCGGGGCGCGGCCGCGACGTCACCGTCGCCCTGGTGCAGACCGACCCGGGACCAGACAAGGCCGACAACGTCGCCCGCACCTTCCGCCTCGTCGAGGAGGCGGCGGCCAGGGGCGCGCGGCTGGTGACGCTGCCCGAGACCTTCCACTTCCGCGGGCCGAGCGACCAACGGCGCGCCTGCGCCGAGCCCATCCCCGGACCGCTGTCGGAAGCGCTGAGCGCGCTGGCGGCGCGCCTCGGGATCTTCCTGCTCGGCGGGAGCTACAACGAGCTGCCAGCAGCGGACGACGCCGACACCCGCACCTACAACACGAGCCTGCTGTTCGGCCCCGACGGCCGCCTCCTGGCCGAGTACCGCAAGATCCACCTGTTCGACGTGACGGTCGGCGCGAAGCTCGTGGCGCGCGAGTCGGCGCGCAACCGGCCGGGGGACCGCGCGGTCGTGGTCGACACCCCCTTCGGCGCGGTGGGCATGACCGTCTGCTACGACCTGCGCTTCCCCGAACTGTTCCGCACCCTCGCCCTGGCGGGCGCCCGCCTGCTGCTCGTGCCGTCGAACTTCGCGGAACGGACCGGCCGCGACCACTGGGAGGTGCTGCTGCGCGCCCGCGCCATCGAGAACGGCGCCTACGTCATCGCTCCCGCCACGTACGGTAGCGGCGGCGGCGAGTTCACCGCTTACGGCCGCTCCCTCGTCGTCGACCCGTGGGGCACCGTGGTGGCCTGCGCCCCCGACGGCGAGGGCGTCACCCTGGCTACACTCGACCTGGGCCGGGTCGACGCCGTGCGCGCCTCCCTGCCCACCCTGCAACACCTGCGGCCCGCGGCCTACGCCGTGCGCCACGCCTGAGGAGGCCCCGAGATGTCGTACCAGCTCCCCCGCAAGCTCCTCGCCGCGTTGCTCGCGGCCGCGCTGAGCCTCGGCGCCACCGCGTTAGCGGCCGGCACCGTGCGCATCGCCACCTCGCTGGCCCCCAACAGCCTGCAGCCGGCCGAGGCGACCGGCATCCCCGACGCCGCCGTCATACGCACCATGTTCGAGGGGCTCGTCGGCTTCCTGGACGGCGAGCTCGTCAACGAGCTGGCGGAGTCGTGGAGTTCCAACGACGACGCCACCGTCTACACCTTCGAGCTGCGGCCCGGCGTCAAGTTCCACGACGGCACCGCGCTCGACGCGGCCGCCGTCAAGGCGTACTACGACTGGGTGTTGGACCCCGCCTCCATCGGCGCCAGAGGGCGCAACCAGCTCAAGGACATCAGCTCCACCGAGGTCCTCGGCGACCTCGAGTTCCGCATCAACCTGAGCAAGCCGAACGGCGCCTTCATCTACCTCCTGGCCGTGAGCAACGCCCGCATCGCCAGCCCGGCGTCGCTGGAGGCGTACGGGACCGAGGTGAGCCGCCACCCGGTCGGCACCGGTCCGTTCAAGTTCGCCTCCTGGGACGAGGGGCAGCGCGTGGTCGTCGAGGCCAACCCCGACTACTGGGGCGGCGCGCCCAAGGTCGACCGGCTCGAGTTCGTGGTCGTCAACAACGCCGCCACCCGGGTGGCCATGCTGCAGTCGGGCGAGGTGCAGTTCATCGAGGCGCTCCCGCCTCAGCTCGTGCCCGTCATCGACGCGGCGCCCGGCCTCGAGGTCGTGACCACCAAGACGAACTTCCTGCGCATCCTCCAGCTCAACACGACCAAGGAGCCGTTCACCGACGTGCGCGTGCGGCAAGCGCTCAACTACGCCATCGACAAGCAACAGCTCGTCGACGTGGCCGTCGCCGGCCTGGCCACCGTCATGACGGCGCCCATCCCCGCCACCGTCTTCGGGTACGCCGAGCAACCCGCGTACGACTACGACCCGGAACGGGCGCGGTCGCTCCTCGCCGAGGCCGGCTACCCGAACGGCTTCGACATGAAGGTGCTCACCTTCACGGGCGACGAGTACCGCACCGTCGGCCAGGTCCTGCAGCAGATGTTCGAGCAGGTCGGGGTCCGCATGACCCTCGACCAGCAGGAGCGCGGGGCGCTCGTCGACCAGATCTTCAAGCCCGTCGACGAGAACCCGACGCAGGCCGCCCTGGTCGGCGCCACCGCCAGCACGGGCGACGCGGACCTCGCCATCTCCACCTCGTTCATCGAGGCGTCGTTCCCGCCGGCCTCCAACAACTGGAGCTTCTACGAGAACGACGAGGTGGAGCGGCTCGTCGCGGAGGCGCGCGCCACCGGCGACCAGCCGCGCCGCGCCGAGCTCTACGCCGAGGCGCTCGGCATCATCTGGCACGACGCGCCCTGGGTGTTCCTCTACAGCCCCGATTCCGTGGCGGGCCGCTCGACGAACCTGACGGGCGTCGCCTACTCTCCCGACAACACCGTGGACGCCAGGCGAGCCGAGCTCAAGTGACCTGAAGCGAGGGTCCTGGGAAGGGACGGCATGCTCCTCTACACCCTCCGACGCGTGCTGCAGGCCGTCCCGACCTTGGTCGGGGTCGTGATCCTCATCTTCTTCTTCGTGCGGGCCCTTCCGGGCGACCCCGCGCGCCTCTACGCCGGCGTGGACGCCGACGCGGCGACGGTGGAGGCCGTCCGGCTGCAGTTCGGCCTCGACCGGAGCCTCCCCGAGCAGTTCGGCTACTTCGTGAGCGGCCTGGCGCGGGGCGACCTCGGCAGGTCGTTCAGGGCGCGCCTCCCCGTCAGCACCGTGGTGGCGCAGCACTTCCGCGCCACGCTGGTGCTCGCCAGCGTCGCCATCGTGATGGCCACCCTGCTCGGAGTGGCGCTCGGCGTCACGGCCGCGCTGCGGCGCAACTCCGCCGTCGACCTCTCCATCACCTCCGCCTCCGTGCTCGGCATCAGCACGCCGTCCTTCTTCCTCGGCATCCTCCTCATCTACCTGTTCGCGGTCAAGCTGCGCGTGCTGCCCGTCGCGGGCAGCGTGAGCATCAAGGGGTTGGTGCTGCCCGCCATCACGCTGGCGGTCGCGAGCCTGGGCACCATCGCCCGCTTCGCGCGCTCGAGCCTGCTCGAGACGATCGGCAACGACTACGTGAGGACGGCCACCGCCAAGGGCCTGTCGCGCTCGCGCGTCGTCAACAAGCACGCGCTGCGCAACTCGCTCATCCCCGTCATCACGATCATCGGGCTCCAGTTCGGCTTCCTCCTGTCCGGGACGGTCATCGTCGAGACCGTCTTCAACTTCCACGGCCTGGGTTGGCTGCTCATCCAGTCGGTGGAGGCGCGCGACTACCCCGCCGTGCAGGGCC of the Trueperaceae bacterium genome contains:
- a CDS encoding ABC transporter permease: MLLYTLRRVLQAVPTLVGVVILIFFFVRALPGDPARLYAGVDADAATVEAVRLQFGLDRSLPEQFGYFVSGLARGDLGRSFRARLPVSTVVAQHFRATLVLASVAIVMATLLGVALGVTAALRRNSAVDLSITSASVLGISTPSFFLGILLIYLFAVKLRVLPVAGSVSIKGLVLPAITLAVASLGTIARFARSSLLETIGNDYVRTATAKGLSRSRVVNKHALRNSLIPVITIIGLQFGFLLSGTVIVETVFNFHGLGWLLIQSVEARDYPAVQGLMLVFAVQFIAINLIVDLLYGLIDPRITYE
- a CDS encoding RraA family protein; translated protein: MSDSAPPTDWLTRYLGVSTGTVGHLTTEGFMDWEIAPLFRPVRVVGRALTVACRPTDNAPLAEAVAAAEPGAVLVVARDGDRRHAPFGGLMARIAAARGVAGVVIDGAATDLREIVELRLPVFARNLSALTTRRLGLPGTVGEPVDCGGVAVRTGDVVLGDDDGVVVIPEADAEPLLRRAYRFEEWEAVMRAGLVAGLPPAEARARADAEVDRSVY
- a CDS encoding carbon-nitrogen hydrolase family protein — protein: MSTGAPSAREAEDPGRGRDVTVALVQTDPGPDKADNVARTFRLVEEAAARGARLVTLPETFHFRGPSDQRRACAEPIPGPLSEALSALAARLGIFLLGGSYNELPAADDADTRTYNTSLLFGPDGRLLAEYRKIHLFDVTVGAKLVARESARNRPGDRAVVVDTPFGAVGMTVCYDLRFPELFRTLALAGARLLLVPSNFAERTGRDHWEVLLRARAIENGAYVIAPATYGSGGGEFTAYGRSLVVDPWGTVVACAPDGEGVTLATLDLGRVDAVRASLPTLQHLRPAAYAVRHA
- a CDS encoding glutathione ABC transporter substrate-binding protein GsiB (with GsiACD is involved in the transport of glutathione into the cell) translates to MSYQLPRKLLAALLAAALSLGATALAAGTVRIATSLAPNSLQPAEATGIPDAAVIRTMFEGLVGFLDGELVNELAESWSSNDDATVYTFELRPGVKFHDGTALDAAAVKAYYDWVLDPASIGARGRNQLKDISSTEVLGDLEFRINLSKPNGAFIYLLAVSNARIASPASLEAYGTEVSRHPVGTGPFKFASWDEGQRVVVEANPDYWGGAPKVDRLEFVVVNNAATRVAMLQSGEVQFIEALPPQLVPVIDAAPGLEVVTTKTNFLRILQLNTTKEPFTDVRVRQALNYAIDKQQLVDVAVAGLATVMTAPIPATVFGYAEQPAYDYDPERARSLLAEAGYPNGFDMKVLTFTGDEYRTVGQVLQQMFEQVGVRMTLDQQERGALVDQIFKPVDENPTQAALVGATASTGDADLAISTSFIEASFPPASNNWSFYENDEVERLVAEARATGDQPRRAELYAEALGIIWHDAPWVFLYSPDSVAGRSTNLTGVAYSPDNTVDARRAELK